From the Asterias amurensis chromosome 1, ASM3211899v1 genome, the window cgtaaccaataactgtttcagttgAAGTGACCAATCACTCGCCAATTGACCGAAGCAGTTATTACTTGCCAATTGAACGAAGCAGTTATTGGTTGTGACCGCCTAAATGCACCCTTGACATTAGCCAAATTCCACCCGGCGACACTTTGGAGTAAGAATCCATAATACTTCaatgacaaacaaaattgtattgatGATTTGAGGTCCCTTTAAAGTGGTTTGCATTATGTGACCGGTTATTCTAAATATTTTACAACACAGGCCTATCTGCTGACTGATCGTTTTTAAGTCAAATCAATTTCTGGGAGgaaaaagaaggggaaaaaaatactaattttattttatttatacacAAGAGTAATCAAAGATGTGATTATTCTTTTTTCATACTTTTAGTtaattaaaaaagggaaaatcacATCTTTGGTGTCTACACATTGTTTGAGCCTTCCTTTTTCATTCAGCTACAGGAGTTTAATCAAAATTGATGAATGCAAATTCAAAGCAGTTGAATCTTTGCAGTTTTCACCACAAGGTTGAGTTACAATCAATGAATCATTCATAAACTGGTCATGAATTTTTCATGGTCAAATCTAAAGGCCTTCAAGCTGCACTTTGGATGAATGGGTCATTACTACTTCAAAGATCACGTGATTTCAATTTAAGGAAGGAGACAGTTTAAAATCCCAAGGGCTATAATTACAGCCTAGCGTTTTGACTTTCCTAGCGATGTCAATACTCATCAatcacgtttaaaaaaaattattctccAAAGAGTTTATCAATTAACTTTCCATTAGACCATTTTATTGAATAACTGTTTGTTGCCAAGGTAATGCAACTGCAGTGTGTCATCAAAGAACTGGTCAGCAAGACtcgtgtttttaattttcaatggcACAGTTGATTTAGGATGTCAGCTGATCAGAACATGTCAAGTTGTATTAcagtattttttaaagataaaaataaacaaaaaataatcgTACAAACTTCAATATAACCTTCAGCAAAGCCATTGACTACTCTCAACAGGCCGTTTgtaattaaattttgttgactCCATCGAAAAATCTCAAAACTTCCAAATTCCCTTGAAGAGACTTAGCCTAGTCAAATAGCATAGAAAATGTCAACTAATGAAATCAGTTTTAAAATCTCCAAAATTCCTATTGAGACATAGCCTAGTCAAACAGCataaaaaatgtcaaataataattgtttgacTAAAATAATTGTCTGTCAAAAACCACCCCTTGAACACGAAGGGTTAACATGCAGAATCAATCATTAACAATCTTGTTATAAAGCTGTCATTAAAATGACTGTTTTGCCAAGTCTACAGTATCGACATTCAAAATGATTCAAACGTAAGGCATGAATCATATTGAACGCAtctttgttttgtcaacttCAAGGACCGAGGATAAATCCCAGAGgagtttttgatttgttttaaaactgtgtGCATAAAGTCAGTCTGAAGTGGCTTGAAAAAAGTGCACGAGTCATTCTTGAAAGATTAATTCATTTTCATCCAACACAAGACCAACTTGTTAATTCACTTATTAAGTGAACACTTAAGTCATTTGGGGGTTTTCAGTTAAATGCTCGGACGGCCACATGTCTGCATGGGGTTAAGTATTTGGTATAACAACTTCCtgtcacttaaataataattattattattacttgtgattttttcatcaTTAAAtaaatctcccccccccccttcatcaATACCAATAATATGCTTTTAAACTGACAATTTTATCACCCCTGTGTACCTACTATAGCATGTAGTAATAGGGaaattttgtaattgttttcctCTTTTTCCATTGCTGTCCCTCCCTGCTGACATAAATCATAATCAGACACTCCAAAAGTAAAGAAGTGTTGTTTTACTGGTGCCTTTATTAACAACATGTTCCCGTTTAATAGTCAAATGCTAAATTTGCTTTATCATATGGAACATGTGAAGTGGCTAAAGTAAAAAAAAGACCGAATTCCAACACAAAATTTCAGCCGAAGTTTACGTCCCCTTGTTAGGTAGTGCAAAGACAAACATCGCGACGTTGTCGATATCGACAGCTCGGTACCGTCAACAGTTCGCAGACGGCCATATTATTACAATGACAATGTATACTAGTACACATTACAACAGCTCATGCCACCAGTTCCGCCCAACCAGGCACAAGCAAGAGGAAACCATCATTCCTTCAACAATGATCGTTTTCGACACATTTTTCAAAAGTATAGAAATTTGGGGTACAAAATATCATAAATTGAATATCGTTTACATTTTAACACAATTCAAAACAAAGTGCGACTTGATTCAACACCAGTGCAACAGAATAACTAAACTCAACTCACCTAAATCCCCTTCATTTCTCGTTCATTCTGTAGATTTGCTTGTAACGGTAGTTCTGCGGTTTTATATGGCAATCCAATGACCAAAAACTACACTATCAACACAGCGTGCGTTATGTGCGACTTGTTTACTGATGTGTGGCGTACTCTCTGACTGCACCAGTTCTGTGTTGTGTTTACATCCAGATTCACTAATAGCCGTCGGATTCCCCGTCAGTCGCGTACAAAACGTACACACAGGCCGGCCAAGGCTAGCGTGACCTACTTCATCAAAcacgttgtgtgtgtgtgtggtgacCCTGGAATAAGCCTGGCTCTTGCTGGGTTTTGATGACGTATGGTGTGCGCACAAGGCCAAGTTGTGTAAGTTGAACAAGGACACAATCAATTCAGTATAAATCATCATTATCAAGGCCTGTTCATcttacaaaataatacaaaacaattaaataaattattgaagCAGTAGGCTGTCTGGCGTCACCACAATACGTAGCGTTGAAGAATGGTAGGCGATTGTAAATAAATTACTAAGTaataaattgataaaaaaataaccTTGCAAAATCTCACAAAGTTAGAGTGACACTGTCAATTTTGAATCAATACCAGTCACTTTTGAAGAGTAGGCCTACGGCTGAGGCACTAAATCCAATAATAGAGTCATGGCGCTTCTCTGGTGGGTAGACTCGTTCTTTAATAAAATAGTGCAGAATGAAATTCATTTGTTGGAAAATGGGTGTTTGTGGTTCAAATTACATTATCTCAACTCGATGTCTATAATAAAGGTACATCAAGGTCtatacttttattttatataaacgATACCCTACATTACCATAGAAGTAGAATGGCGGTAATTGAGCCTAACAGAGCGGCAAAACCACAATCCAGTTGAATGATTGTCATAAGATCAAATTTTAGTCAAAGGGAaacttgatgattttttttaaaagaaaatgtctTATCAATTGTAAAAATAATACCCCAAAAACATCATTAATTTCTTTAAACAGGGTGAAAGGGGACTCCCATGTTTACTCTCTACCAAAACAACAACTTGGCCATTGTCTTTCAATTTCTCcatgatgtttttgttgttgtcaatgAACACTATAAATAGGACAGTGCCTCCCGTGTTGATCCAAATCTTTTTAGGCTAACTTAATTAGCGACCACTGATTTGTAAACCGTATATTGATTGTTTGAGACCGAAGGCTTCAATTACTGCAAGTATCTTGCCTTATTTATCTTCTGAAGTTGTGTTAATTGGCGATAACGATCATTGACCAATCCTCAATTTCAGTTTTGCCTTTGGCCTTCGGCAATAAAAGATGTTACGTAGAAAAACGTGTAAAGGAACTTTGTGGTGCTATGTGTATGGAGTGAACGCAATCACATTAACTGATTTTAAATTATCCATTATGCGGTTCACATGCAGACAAAAACTGACTTAttttagaaatgttttaaaggttATTTTCTTGGAATTAGAGAGACGCATAGAAGTTTTGattgaattgttattttttattccgGGATTCTTTATTAGGCTTTACTCCCTCTTATATCAGACTTTGAGAATAGCACAAGCCTTCGCAGACTAAACACTGTGAAAAAGTGTCGCAAAACTTGACTGCAATTTATAGTTAAATTTGCAGTATATTCACTCTAAATGATTCATAAAAACTAGGCGGTATAAATTCGAGAACTTTTTGCCATTCACTCAAGCAAACAAAACATACGTACGGTCGCATGTAACACCGCCCTCTGCAGTTTTGGTTCGGTGATGATTTTAGCTCAGAGGGAAAAGGGTCCCTGTGCAGTGATGTGGCGGCCATTCAAAACCCCCATTTCTTCGTACGATTGAAAAAGGGAAGCATGGTATTTACATCATTCCAGTCTTACTATGCATTAATTTATTTCTCAAGTCAATAATAAGTACCTCATtattaagccccccccccccagggtGATCCACCGTTTCCACctcaaaaaagttgtatttcagTTTAAAGTTCATTCTCATGCCCATTGAGGTATGGTGGATAGGGGTGCACTGTTTgtaaacagacaaatttaccctaaccaaatacatgtagtaatgTGTCCAGAATAAGTATATAAAATGTCTTATGAAGAGGGCATTCACACTTTCATTTGCTAAactcctgtgaaaaatatcgaTATCGTAGCTCACGCCTGAAGAAACCTGAAGCCATTCAAAACAACTTATGAAAGGATAGCAAATAAATCTATACATCCATGGTTCACTCTGTACGACGTATGGGGTAATTGTGCAAATCGGTTCCATGGAGCCAGTAGTTTCTCTGTTCCCCCAACTCCAAAATACTCAAAGGCTGTGTATGCTTcgagtgtgtaaaaaaaataatatacaactGTACAAAGCAAGGCACAATTTCAAGCAGTCTTTAAAAGATTGTCACAAAAACAGGGTAGAAGTGACATAAGCCTCTTGCATCTCCGCGTATTTATAGTTCGATGACATACGTTGATGAATGTCACATGCAATGGAGGCTGAACTAATCGGTGACGCAAACAGCAAGGAGCTAGTGCCGAGATGTTGGACGCCCTTTCTGAGGTTTTTCTTTATCTGTatgggaagaaaaaaatcattgtcATTGACTCCACTGATAATGCAATGTTTATATGTGAATTGTTAGGTTGGTGGATACTTTTTGTCAAACTTTTAAtgttaaaactttaaaacttcCTATGAAGTGAACTTATACGTATAACTTGCAAGTGCTGTAGCCCATGGTAGGCCACCATTTTGATTACATGTATTTGAGTTTTATGCAAAAAACCCAACTGGGTATTTTCTTCAAATGAGGAGCTCATGTTAAAGACAAAAACATCGAAAACAACGTTTTGTGATGTAGCCAACTTATTGTGATTTGGCAAATTTAACAATCAACATTGCCAATATTTCTGACGGAACTCTAAGTAATAACTGGTAATATATTAGACCTATACATTATACCAATTGAGATGGGCTTTGAAAAAATAGCTTTAAATTGAACATTCCTCGAGTAGCAGTTTCTACTATTTCTAAACAACCTTTTCAAGTTGTCAAAATTTAGAAAAATGCACTCCTTGTGACTTCTTTCTTACCTTTTTAGACGGCTTCTTTCGTTTCAACCTATCAGCTTCCACGAAACCAGAGGGCTCGTTGTTGTTCTCTTCTGCCTCTGCCGTCGAAAGCTGAATTTCAACGGCAGGGTGAGGAGTGCATTCCTCCCTACCCTCGTTGACTTCTCGATACGGGGCGAGGGAGCAGAATCCAGCAGAGTGGCGGATTGTTTTTAGTGGGTGACGGAGAGTTTGGAAGACTAGGCTGACGGCAGACCGGAAGATCAGGAACAGTTCGCACCCGCCAGGTTGGGTGGGGTCAATCGTGGATGAATTCGATGTCCGATCGTCGGATTTGTTGTCTTGCTGAATGAGAAAACATATATCAGACATTATTAATGTTAAATCTTTGGATTAGGTCTATGATGTTGACACTTTAAGGCGGTGTTTAGTGGCAGTGTTCTGCATTATTATGGTCTTCAAAATTAGAAGAAACGAGAGGGGAACAccaccaaacaaacaaataactcCCAGGTCTGCCCGACTCTAAAACTGGTCAGGCCCTGGACACGGGATCAAAATACTTAATCTACAAGGCACTGTAATGGTCGGCCAGCTCACTGCTAATATAACTATTTCACCCCTTCAATTGTCATCTTTGGTCTTTGGGCAGTGAGGGTTGGAAGACTTGTTGATGCTTCAGATAGCTGTATTTGGTTAGCTTTGAGTCAACCAACAAGTTTGAACACAAATCGCAAGTTGATATTACGTCACTGCTGAAATTGCCACGAGCATGGGCATCTTGTACAGGTATATATCTTTGCTTTAAAAGATAACACAGCATGCATCGTCTGTATTTGTTCACTGTACTTGCCTGTGTCCCACGCAGGGTACAAACCCCCACAAAACTTACCCCCATTATTGCAGCTAGGCCGTTCAGACGATTTGGACTTCAGTCGCAACGGTCGAGTCCTTACAAATTACATGCATCTGAGACGGATCGAGGTAGATTCTCTTACCGCAATCTTATGGAACGCGGTTTTGCATTAAAACGCCCAACCTACACTCTGTGGTGGTACAATATTGACGTAGTCGTAAACAAACCACTGCTTATGACCTGGATACTTCAATGAACAATCTTTGTAAAGGAGTCTATTTGTACACtacggtttttttttctaagacGAGCACAATGCAACTTTACACCATAGATCAGCATGGATCTCCATTACATTGTTCACCGTGTTCCTATATGTACGCCAACACGTACAAAGTTCATGAAAGATGCAACTTCGATTCCCATAGGCCTACAAATAATAGTTGTTTAGGTTACCACTCAGCAGGTGAATTATTAAAGCGATTATTAAAAGGCACGCCTGCTTGTAAGCCAAATATAGTTTATCCATGaatttatattaaattttgtGGTCGTTCAATATGTATTGAAATTTTGCCCCTATACACGtacataaaacaataacaattttgaTTGACGCTCGTTAAATCCGAAAATTTTGAGGTTCATTGCGTccataaaaaaacccacaaaaaacaaacactcagATGTAATGTAGGTCTGCGTCtagtcatggaggtagaagtacCTCCATGGAACAGAAATGGAAATGGACGTCTAGAGAAGCACAGTCAAATACTCCATGGTTCTGGAGATGTTTACCGAGCCAACGCAGCCTCTTCAAGGTGCAACGTGAACTCTTTTAACCCATGCGAGTCTCAACTTCAAGGCACGACGCGACGGGGCGTGAGAGCAAATCAACTACAGACTGTGATGACATGTAGAAAGCAGAAGCATCATGGTAGAAGGGAGAAAGATGGAGAAAGTAACCACAGAAAGACATTGGACTACAATAGGAATAATGGAAGGCACGTTGTGGCTCCTCATTCGACATTTGAAATTCTTTGCCTGGTTGTTGCCAACAACGAAATAAGATGGACAAAACATACTCTTCAGTGCTTTTTAGAAGCAGATTTTATAGCTGGTTTATAAAGGTCATTGGAAGCAAGCAGATTTGCTTACCAATCGGTACTTCGTAAAGAAACTATTTATGGAGAGAattatttaatgaaaaaaaaaaccttaaaaagttACCAATGTTTTTTAATATGACCTTTTACATCGTTAGGGAACGTGTGGAGCTTAGAGAATTGATTGAAATCAATCACTTAATTATAATATCAAATATTTTTTCCATATTCCTTTTGCtatcaataacaataatgaatatcGATtccaattttgacaaaaattgtcAGATTATGCACGCAAGGGTTCGATTGTTAATAACATTGGTTAATGAGAGCAACGCAATATGGCGTTATGTTTTTATACACAGACCTCAATTCCCTGTTCACGCCATGTCATAAATAAACAGGTGGTTCGACCCTAATTTTattacaggtttattatttactGCATGTTCACTCCAGGTTTGGGCCTATTCATTTCTCAACAAATCAGTCGTGTAAACTTTATTTACATAATCCACACAACAAACTCATTCCTCCATTGACAGCCATACAGAGCAAGAGCCTATCTCTACCACCAGGGTTCACCTCACAAAAAGTAAAGTCTGACCCGACCTCGGTTTGCCAAAGTTGACTGCACCCCAGAGGTTGGGTCGATAGGGGGTGTTTGGTGTGTTCACAATGGGCCTGTTACGTTGTACACAGAGCAAAGGATGAGAGAGAGgctgctttactctgtgtgttcTCTCCAGGTAAACATGATGACCGTCTGTACTTCGTTCCCTGTTAATCTTCCCAATGATGGTGCTGTGATAACAATGTCGTGCCATCCGTCATAATGTAAATTGAACAATTGTCATCTGATATCCGGGAGCTGGTGTAATGTTACATTACAGTGAACGAGTGGTGGTTTTCTGCGTTGAGATGTGAACTCAATGAACGAATCGCTAATGGTGGACTGACGTCAAGCAACTTGAACACCATACATAGACCCGCGGACTGGTCCTCTTGGTGGGAACGTGAATATGAAATCAACCCTGTGATCATTAATATTTTACCAGACTAAAGTAGTTTGAAAGTCACCACACACTGTATATCTCTTGGTCCTTGTTTGCTGATGTCTGGCGCTAATGATTGAATATTGTGAGTGAATTCATATACATATATTTTTCAAAAGTTACGTAGGCCAAAATGGTCACTCTCAAAGATTTCATCAAAGACAACTCGACGACAGAGACTTCCAAAAAGAAGAGACGACTAAAGTTGAAAAATTTAAACCCATTTCGCAATCGTAAGTACAAGACATTGAATGATGACCTACAAAATCCCGACTTTGACCCAAATCCAAAAATTTCGAGCGACGGCGATCAAAATGTACCACCATTATGCTCGACCAACGAGAAGGCCGGCAACTTGGCTGCTGCGTCCAAACGACAGCTCCCCAAGGAACTGCTCCAATCGGCCCGGGGTCGGTTGGGGTTGTCCAAGGTCAACCAAGATGACCTGTATCCAGGGAAAAGGGCCCGTAAAGAAGGGTCGTCTGAGTGCCTCATTGATACGGTAGAAGCTGAACTTGCATCAggcgatgacgtcatcagtgaTCCCACTCTCACAAACAGTGACGACGAGGAAAATGGGAATGTGAGGACTAAAAGACCAAGCATTAAAAGAGTTGTAATATCTGAAGAGATAGAGGTTATAGAGACTGAAGTCGAGGGAGAGctcaagaagaaaaagaagtcgaagaagaagaagatcaAAAAGGTAAGATTTACTCCACTAATGACGTCGGAATCAGTCATCTTTTAAAAGAGTATTTAATGGGGAGGTTCTGCTGCCTGATAAAGAagtctcatttctgctttgtgtcaCTTCCTTTTTTGCTGTCCTCTATATGCATACAACAATCTGCCTAATGTTACAGGTGGTGTGACCAATCCCATCGCGCTATtatcaataaaataatgttgCTCTGGTTTCTTAATGAGAGCATATGATGTACTTCCCTGTCCAGCCGTCCAGACTACTATAAATAATATACACACATTGTAAATACATTAAccttttaaaaggcagtggacactattggtaattactcaaaataattattagcataaaactttacttggtaataaatataaaaccttaatttgtggcgagtaatggagagaggttgatggtataaaacattgcgagaaacggctctctctgaagtgacatagtctttgagaaagaagtatttttccacgaatttgatttcgagacctcaagtttagaatttgaggtcatgaaatcaaccatctaaaagcacacgacttcgtgtgacaagggtgttttttctttcattattatctcgcaacttcgacgaccgattgagttcaaattttcacaagttcgttattttatgtatgttgagatacaccaagtaagaagactggtctttgacaattaccaatagtgtccactgtctttaatattcCTTACTTTTTCTCACTCACAGGCTGGTAAGAGAGCTATCAAGTACCTTGGACACGGTTTAACCAACATGGCGATGTCACTTCGATACCTCACCCCGGATGCTGCCATCGCACCTGCCTTGAATGAGATAGCCCGTCAGAGGGAGCAGCGGTACAGGGAACTTTCTGCTGCGATGGCGTATACTATGATGACGTGATGATGTAGATAACTCGATCACCCACGAAAGAGCCGGCCACAAACGGACAGcccaaaatcaaattccggCGCAAATTCAACCCCACTATAGCATAAGGCTGTGGGCTCTATACATTTTACAGAACGAGGAAAGAGGCAGACAGTTAAAGTTTTACCCACTGCTGTATACACGGGCACTCTTGCAACTTACTACTCAAAACCAAATTTTATTTACAACCACTTATTGACAAAGTGAAATGCAACAGTTTTGTTCCAAATGGGAGCCCAGGGTTTATCGGCCGAACCTGAATATTTCTGAAATTTGCAGTCGGAGAAGAcctaacaaataaaaagaaaatgacaagggggggggggggggtagccaCCTAATCATGATGAAAACAAGCCTttaagtgtattttctttcttttgggAATATTGTTTATCATAGTTTGATAAAGAAAATATCGAATAACATTTTGCTAGCGTTGAGATTGCAATAAA encodes:
- the LOC139939625 gene encoding uncharacterized protein encodes the protein MGQDNKSDDRTSNSSTIDPTQPGGCELFLIFRSAVSLVFQTLRHPLKTIRHSAGFCSLAPYREVNEGREECTPHPAVEIQLSTAEAEENNNEPSGFVEADRLKRKKPSKKIKKNLRKGVQHLGTSSLLFASPISSASIACDIHQRMSSNYKYAEMQEAYVTSTLFL
- the LOC139946247 gene encoding uncharacterized protein → MVTLKDFIKDNSTTETSKKKRRLKLKNLNPFRNRKYKTLNDDLQNPDFDPNPKISSDGDQNVPPLCSTNEKAGNLAAASKRQLPKELLQSARGRLGLSKVNQDDLYPGKRARKEGSSECLIDTVEAELASGDDVISDPTLTNSDDEENGNVRTKRPSIKRVVISEEIEVIETEVEGELKKKKKSKKKKIKKAGKRAIKYLGHGLTNMAMSLRYLTPDAAIAPALNEIARQREQRYRELSAAMAYTMMT